CCACGTCAAGAAGTAAGGTAGCCGATTTAAGATTAGGAGATTCTGTCATTCAGTAGGGTTGTGAAAAAGAAATGCCGCAAAACTAAGATAAATGCGATGATTCAGCATTTTCGGCTTGTTGGAATCCGCTCCGGCAGGTTCAGTTATTGTGCCAAATGGATTTGACTGCCATAAGGTTAGGAAGTGGATACTGACTGCACTTTAAGCATATAGAGCCGGTCAGATTCTGCGAGCACAAAATGTATTCGTACTTCAGTTGAGATTCCATGAAGACACAGCCTCAGGGATAGTACCTCACCTAACTGAACCTCAAAGCTGTTACCGGTAAACTCCGGGAATAACAATTCCTCTTCCACGTCAAAAGGATCAGTGATTTCTAGCGAGAGATCGGCATCCGGAGAAGGCATGTCTTCGTCCTCAAAATTCAGCAGTACAAATTGTTGAAGGCTTTTATTCATTTCCTCCCGCAAGTCCGTCAAAGAGGTCGTTACTATATATTCAGAGGCCTTTTCAGGATCTTTGTTGGCCAGGGCCTGTAGGAAAAAATAGGCGCGGTCCAGCACCTCATCCCTCGTGGGCAGGCGCTTCCAGCAACTGTTCATGAATTGTATTGTCATAAGAGTGCTTCAAAATTAGCAATTCGGCTGGCACAACAGTATTATATATAAAAGGAATAAGACATATGAAACCCTCCCGGTTCATGGTTCGTGTTTATGGTATCCTGATGCTGGCGAATAAACAGATTTTAATCAGCCATGAACAGATTGGCAGCAAGAAGGTGACAAAATTTCCGGGTGGCGGGCTGGAATTTGGCGAAAGCACGATTCAATGCCTGAAGCGTGAGTTTCTTGAAGAAGCGGGTTTGGCTATTGAAGTCGGGGATCATTTTTATACCACAGATTTTTTTGTGCAAAACCATTTTGAACCAGCGGAACAGGTGATCGGGGTGTACTATTTCGTTTCACTGGCTGAGAGCGGCCAGGTGCAACTAAG
The Bacteroidia bacterium DNA segment above includes these coding regions:
- a CDS encoding NUDIX domain-containing protein, encoding MKPSRFMVRVYGILMLANKQILISHEQIGSKKVTKFPGGGLEFGESTIQCLKREFLEEAGLAIEVGDHFYTTDFFVQNHFEPAEQVIGVYYFVSLAESGQVQLRDGNRTNYKHLINELRQEWLPLSELIPDNFTFPADQVVAQRLLSLFK